Below is a genomic region from Gopherus flavomarginatus isolate rGopFla2 chromosome 9, rGopFla2.mat.asm, whole genome shotgun sequence.
CCTTCAATCTGACACGCAAGCAGAAACTAAGGTGAAGAAAAAGAAATGCGGAGCAGAAGAGGATTCAGATCAGTTAAATCTTagtaaaaagaagaagaaagttgGCTCCAAATTAAAGAAAGGAGCATGTTCGGACAGTCCTGTGACACTAGAAAGCAGTTCAGAGGCTGAGCCGGTAAAAGAAATAAAGGAGGAATCTAAAGTTTTCAAAAAGAAGTCAAAGAAAGGCCAAAGTCTTTCCTTGTTACCGTTGGAGAATAATCAGGACAGTGATCAATCCCTTCCAAAGAAGTACACAATTCATTCTCAGGAAAATACAGTCACTGATAAAAAACACAGAGAGAGCATCTCCCAGGACTGTGAGGATGACAATGAAGTAACCAAGAAAAAGAagataaagaaagagagagaaatttcttCCTTACCAGTGATAGAAATTCTAGACAGTGATCATGAAATTTCTAataaaaaccttaaaaaaaaaaataaagccactTTACAGGAAAAAGCACTTGCTGGTAAAAAACATGGAAAGGATATTGCCCAGAACTCTGCAGGAGAGAGTGATGTCATGAAGAAAAAGaataagaagaaaaagaaagacaaacatgactCCTTACCACTGGCAGGTAATCAGGACAACGATCACGGTGTTTCTGAGGAGAACCTTTCAACCCGTGTCTTCAGAAAAAATCAAGAAACCAATTCCCAGGAAAACACAttcataagaaaaaaacaaaaagagaacagTGTCCAGAACTCTGAAAGCGACAGAGAAGTAaccaagaggaagaaaaaaagcaaagatgTTTCTTCCTTAACATGTGAGGATAATCAGGACCAAAGTCATGGAATTTCTAATAAACACCTTCCAGGAAAACAAAAAGTCAAGTCCCAGGAAAAAGCACTCGCTGGTAAAAAACACAGAGAGTATTCTGAAGATGACAGTGAGGTaaccagaaagaaaaagaaaaagattcagaaggaagaggaggaagtaaCTGAGCCTGTAAACCTTACCGATGAAGATGGGGAAATATCTGAAGGTGAAAAGATAACACCAATTAAAAGTAatagaaagaacaaaaaaaagaaacccaaaccAATGGAAGACCTTGCAGTGGATAATATAGATGAGGGACTTCGTGAAAATAATGATGTGCACTGTGACAATAAGGGtaagaaaagaaataaacagGGATTGCAGAACTGTACCGAAGAGCCaagactgaaaaagaaaaaggtcATAGTAAAAACAGAAAAGGAGGCAATGGTAAGCTCTAAATGTAATCATCTTTCCATCTTCCCACTGAGGCCCTCAAAGCTTTTTATGTACATGTGAAGAGTCCAGTCTTGCCAGCTGTTCTGCATGGGTGGACTGTGCAGGACCACATTTATATCATTGATGCTGAAGTCAGGTGCAGGGTCAAACTGAGGAACAGCCAGCAGGATCAGAGTTGAATGATATAAGCCTGACACCGGTCCTGAGAGGCAGagaagtattttatgtttttaatgcCTGTTGCTATAGCCACTTAGTGCTCTAATTACAAAAATGTAAAATGCACAAATTACTTATGTAACTACCCGGAGGAGTTGACATAAAACCAAAGGCTGTGTCTATGCTCTGAACTTTCTCTGACCCATCCCATTGTTGATAGTAGCAGCCCTAGTGCACAGTGGGGTACCAGTGTTTTTATCACCATGTCATCTTGACCTCTGTCTCCATGACATGATGGTAAAATGCTAGTGTCCACCAGCAT
It encodes:
- the KNOP1 gene encoding lysine-rich nucleolar protein 1 — protein: MEGRRRQATAKPLAEITQSSPRQAPPSASGSEAPGLGGHAEGGRGGFARGVSRMIINEEGESVCEETTQKKKKKKVKSTGSQTVIKIEEDLQSDTQAETKVKKKKCGAEEDSDQLNLSKKKKKVGSKLKKGACSDSPVTLESSSEAEPVKEIKEESKVFKKKSKKGQSLSLLPLENNQDSDQSLPKKYTIHSQENTVTDKKHRESISQDCEDDNEVTKKKKIKKEREISSLPVIEILDSDHEISNKNLKKKNKATLQEKALAGKKHGKDIAQNSAGESDVMKKKNKKKKKDKHDSLPLAGNQDNDHGVSEENLSTRVFRKNQETNSQENTFIRKKQKENSVQNSESDREVTKRKKKSKDVSSLTCEDNQDQSHGISNKHLPGKQKVKSQEKALAGKKHREYSEDDSEVTRKKKKKIQKEEEEVTEPVNLTDEDGEISEGEKITPIKSNRKNKKKKPKPMEDLAVDNIDEGLRENNDVHCDNKGKKRNKQGLQNCTEEPRLKKKKVIVKTEKEAMECKDDVTVVKERKGNCDEINIDKVRRQALQEEIDRESGKTKVFRNKVESQDIKFGQWSTATFESSDQKTKFLKLMGGFKKGPASSQDPPGTTEKPNMALNRKGEETLKQTLQMEFEKAVNLKQHGGIGLGFQPIANKKVYIDKYISKSIKFED